In Caulobacter segnis ATCC 21756, the sequence TCGAGTACGCCGGGGAGCACGACGGCGAGGCCGCCTTCGCCATCAGCCTGGCCAGCGCCGGGGCGGTAACGTTCACGGCGATCTAGGATCAGCCAGCGCCCCCACCGTCACGATGCTTCGCATCGCGCCACCTCCCCCGCGTCGCGGGTGAGGAGGGTGTTCATCCTCCCTCGTGCAACGGGGGAGGTGGATCGGCGCGGATACGCGACGAGACGGAGGGGGCGCTCCTGAAAGGACCCCCATCCATGCTCCCGCCCAACCCCGCGCGCGGCGAGGTCGTCGTGACCTTGGCCGGCGCGCCGCGACGTCTGTGCCTGACCCTGGGCGCTCTGGCGCGCATCGAGGCCGCGCTTGGCCTCGCCGACTGGTCTCAACTGCCCGATCGCATCGCCACGCTCAGCGCCGCCGACCTGTCCGCCGTGCTGGCCGCGCTGCTGGAGGGCGGCGGGGAGGCGCCCGAAATCGCCGTCCGCGCCACCGTCCCGGAGGCCGCCTCGGCCCTGGCCGCCGCCCTCGTGGCCTGCGCGTGAGCGCCTGGTCCGCGCCGCTGCGTCTGGCGGTGTCGCTGGGGCTGTCGCCCGAGACCTTCTGGCGCCTGTCGCTGAAGGAATGGCGGGCGCTGACGGAAGCGCCGCCCGCGCTAGCGCCGTCCCGCGCCGACCTCTCCGCCCTGATCGCCCGCTATCCCGACGAGGAGACCCCGCCATGAGCTTCGAGCAAGACGGCTTTTCCAAGAACGATCTGTCCGCCGTGCCCGCCCGGGCCGCCGAGGCCGCCGCCGCCCTGGACGCCCTGAAGGCGCCCGCCGAGCGGGCGGCGCGCTCGATCGACGACGCCTTCGCCCGCGCCGGGGCGTCGCTGGTCCGCTCGCTGTCGCGGGCGGCTTCCGATGGGCAGGTGTCGCTGGCGGAGCTGGCCCGCGCGGTCCTCGGCGCGGCCGGGGCGGCGCTGAAGGGCGGGGGCCTTACCGAGGCGCTGTCGAAGAGCTTTGCGGGCGCCAGGGCCGACGGCGGCCCGGTGCTGCCCGGCGGCGCCTATCTGGTCGGCGAGCGCGGGCCGGAGGTGTTCCGCCCGGCCTCGACGGGGAGCATCGAACCCGTCTCAGGCGGCGGGGTGTCGGTGACGATCAACGTCCAGGGCGGCGAGGCTCAGGGCCTGATCCGCTCCGACGCCCAGATCGCCCAGGCTCTGGCCCGGGCGGTCAGCTTGGGGGCGCGGAGGCTGTAGAGACGCTCGAAGCGCCTGGGCGATGAGGACGACCGGAGACAGCGGCGCGAGGCGCTGTATAGTCGTGGCGTCTTTTCTAGCGACGAGGCGGGCTATGGCTTTGACGCCGATGTTTTTGGCCATGGCCGTGCAGGCGGCGCCCGTAACCATCGCGATCGACGACGCCCGCTTCGCGCCCATAGATCCGCGCAACCCGAATGGGCCTCAGATCGCCGTTCTGCGCGGTGATCCGGCCGCCGGCCCGTCCGATATGCTGATGCGCTTTTCCCGCGGACAAGGCGTGCCCCACGTCCACTCGTCGGACTATCGGCTCGTCGTGGTCGAGGGCGTGATGACCCACGCCAAGGCCGGCGAGGAGGCCGGCGCCAAGCCGCTGGGCCCCGGCAGTTACTGGTTCCAGCCTGGCGAACAGCCGCATGTCGACGGTTGCCTGAGCGAGCGCTGCACCATGTTCATCAGCTGGTCAGGCAAGCGCGACGCCCGTCGGGCCCCCTAGCGCTTCGGCGGACAAGCGTGGGCGCGCGGGCTCCTCGATCCCTACAGCGCCACGGCGGTCGTGTTGGGCGGGGGCGAGCCGTACCTGTTGTCGTTGGGCTGGCCCAGGCTGCAGCCGACCCACAGGGTGAAGGCCAGCCAGATCGCGAAGGCGATGAAGCACGAGACGAAGAAGCCGCCCAGCGCGGTCAGGGCCGCGATCTCGGGCTCGCCGCTGGTCAGGGCCGCGATGGCCGGCAGGACGCCGACCGACAAGGCCGAGCCCATGATCAGGACCGGACCCAACACCCACGGCAGCACCTGCCACCAGCCGGTCTGACCCATGTCGTGCAGGCGCTTGGAATGGATGCAGACGCTGGAATAGATCGTGGCCAAGGCGATGATGTTGCCGATCACGGGCAGCCAGCCCACGGCCATGTTGACGCCCAGCAGGACGAGCCAGCCGATCCAGAACGCTTGCCGGCCGATGCGGCCTTCCGGCGACAGGAACAGGGTCTTCCAATCCATATCGGTCTCCAATCTCGACTCCATAGGTAGGAGCCGAAGACCCGCCAATGAAGTGAAAAGCGGGTCATGACCAAGACTTAATGGCGTTTGGCCGGTCTTGGCGCGCGTTCCCGTCAAATTTCGCAAAACCTTTTCGTGAGGATCGCCATGAGCGAGTTCCATGAAGCGCGCCTGCCCGCGCGTCTCGCCTTCGGCTGCGCCGGCGGCGTCGAATGGCGCACCGACATCGTCGCCCTGGCCTCGGGCGCCGAGCAGCGGACCAGCGCCTGGGCGCGCGGTCGCCGCCGCTACCTGATCGCCACCGCCGCTCGCCCTCTGGATGAGCTGGCCGAGCTTCTGGCCTTCTTCGAGGCGCGGCGAGGGCGGCTGGCGGGGTTCCGGTTTCGCGACCCGGCCGACTTCAAGTCCTGCGCGCCCTCGGCCCAGCCGGCCGCGACCGACCAGCGGATCGGGACGGGTGACGGAAGCCGCAAGATCTTCGAACTGACCAAGGTCTACGGGGCGGGACCGACCGCCCTGGCGCGACCGATCGCCAAGCCGGTGGCCGGGACGGTCAAGGTCGCGGTGGCGGGCGTGGTGCTGGCGGCGGGCGCCTTCTCGGTCGATGTCGCGACCGGCCTTGTCACGCTGTCGACCGCGCCGGCCGCCGGCGCGGCGGTGACGGCGGGGTTCGAGTTCGACACGCCGGTGCGCTTCGACACCGACCGGCTGGACATCACGCTCGAAGGCTTCGCCGCCGGACGCGTCAGCGCCTGCGCGCTCATCGAGGTGCGTGACTGATGCGGGCGCTTCCCGAAGGGCTGGACCTGGCCCGCCTGTGTCACGCCTGGATCGTCGAACGGGCCGACGGCGTGAAGCTGGGCTTCACCGATCACGACCAAGACCTCGTCGTCGACGGCGTGGCCTGCAAGGCCAGTGGCGGCTGGAGCCCAGGCGCCAGCGAGGCCGGCGTCGGCTATGCGCCGGGGCAGGCGGCGGCCTTGGGCGTGCTGGACGACGCGGGAATCTCGGAGGTCGACCTCGACGCCGGGCTCTATGACGGCGCCAAGGTCTTCGCCCTGCGCGTGGACTGGAGCGCGCCGAGCCGTCTCGTGCGGCTGTGGACCGCGACGATCGCCGCGCTCAGCCGCGAGGGGCGGGCGTTCAAGGCGACCCTGGCCGGACCGGCGGCGGCGCTGGAGCGGGTGGCGGGGCGGACCTTCACGCGGCTGTGCGACGCGCGACTGGGCGATCCGCGCTGCGGCGTCGATCTCTCCGCCCATCCCGGCGCGACCTGCGACAAGCGCTGGGCGACCTGCGTCGGCGCGTTCGCCAATGGCGTCAATTTTCGAGGCTTCCCGACCGCGCCCGGCGAGGACTTCCTGACGCTGTACCCCGTCGAGGGCGAGCGCAACGACGGCGGGCGGCGGTGAGGGCGCATAGATGCTCCCCCGCGATGCGGGGGAGCTGTCGCGGAGCGACTGAGGGGGCAAGCGCGGCGGATGCCCAGCTCGCCCCCTCCGGCCCTCTGGGCCACCTCCCCCGCAGCGCGGGGGAGGATCTCGTCGTCACCCAAGCCCGCCTCTGGCTCGGAACCCCCTACCGTCACCAGGCCTCGACCCTCGGCGCGGGCTGCGACTGCCTGGGGCTGGTGCGTGGCGTCTGGCGGGCGATTCACGGCGTCGAGCCGGAAGCTCCGCCGCCCTACCGCCCCGACTGGGCCGAGGTCGGCGAGCGGGAGCTCCTGCTCGAGGCGTTCGCCCGCTGGCTGGCGCCGGTCCCGCTGTCCGGCGCCCGTCCCGGCGACGTCCTGGTCTTCCGCATGGCGCCCGGGGCGGTGGCCAAGCACTGCGCGATCCAGTCCGGACCCGACCGGATGATCCACGCCTACTGGGGCCGCGCCTGCGTCGAGAGCGCCCTGGGGCGCTGGTGGCGCGAGCGTCTGGTCGCGGTGTTCCGTTTTCCCTCCGTCTGAGGAGCATCCCATGGCTCAAGTCATCCTCTCCAGCGTCGGCGCGGCGATCGGCGGGCCGCTGGGCGCCGTGGCCGGGGCGGCGGTGGGCGCGGCGGTCGACCAGGCCGCGCTGTCGGCGCTGTCGCCCGCGCGGCAGGTCGGTCCGCGCATTCCGGAGCTGCGCCTGACCGGCGCCGCCGAGGGCGCGGCCCTGCCGTGCGTGTTCGGTCGCGCGCGGGTCGGCGGCCAGGTGATCTGGGCCGCGCGCTTCCGCGAGAAGCGGGTCGAGGGGCGCGTCGGCGGCTCCAAGGGCCAGAAGACGACCTCGTACGCCTACAGCCTGTCGTTCGCCGTGGCGGTGGCCGAGGGGCCGATCGATGGCGTCGGCCGGGTCTGGGCCGATGGACGGGTCATGGACCTCTCGAGCGCGACGATGCGCGTGCATCTGGGGACCGAGGACCAGGCGCCCGATCCGCTGATCGCCGCCATCGAAGGCCTGGCGCCGGCCTATCGCGGCGTCGCCTATGTGGTCTTCGAGGATCTGCCCCTAGAGGCGTTCGGAAACCGCCCGCCGCAGCTGTCGTTCGAGGTGTTCCGGCGGCCGCGCGCGCCGGGCGATCCGCCGGGGCTGGAGGAGCGGCTGCGCGGGGTCTGCCTGATCCCAGGCGCGGGCGAGTTCGTCTATGCGACCGAGGCGGTCCTGCGCCGCGAGGGCCTGACCCGCACCGCCAGCGAGAGCGTCCATAACGCTGACGGCCGCGCCGATCTGGTCGTGGCGCTGGACCAGCTGCAGGCGCAGCTGCCGAACGTCGATCACGTCACCCTGGTCGTCGCCTGGTTCGGGACCGACCTGCTCTGTGGCCAGTGCCAGATCCGGCCGGGCGTCGAGCAGGCGGCCAAGGACACCTTGCCGGTCGCCTGGAGCGTGGCGGGCGTCGATCGCTCCGGCGCGCACCTCGTCTCGCTGAAGGACGGGAAACCGGCCTATGGCGGCACGCCGGCCGACGTGGTGGTGCTGCAGGCGATCGCCGAGCTGAAGCGGCGAGGGCTGAAGGTCACGCTCTATCCGTTCATCCTGATGGACACGCCGCCGGGCCAGCCGGCCTATCCCTGGCGTGGCCGGATCGCCTGCGAGACGGGGGCGGATGGTGCTGCGGCCGCGACGGCCCAGGTGAACGCCTTCTTCGACGGTGAGTGGGGCCTGCGCCGGATGGTGTTGCACCAGGCCAGTCTCGCGGCCCAAGCCGGCGGCGTGGACGGCTTCGTCATCGGCTCGGAGTTGCGCGGCATGACCACGACGCGCGGGCCGGGCGGGACCTATCCCGCGGTCGCCAAGCTGAGGAGCCTGGCCGCCGAGGTTCGCGGCGTGCTGGGCGCGACCCCCAAGCTCGGCTACGCGGCCGACTGGAGCGAGTATTTCGGCCACCAGCCCGCCGACGGGACGGGCCACGCAGTGTTCCACCTCGATCCGCTATGGGCCGATCCCAACATCGATTTCATCGGCGTCGACTGGTATCCGCCGATCACCGACTGGCGCGAGGGCGAGGCGCATCTGGACGCCGCCGCCGGCTTCCTGGGCCCTCACGATCCGACCTATCTGCGCGCGGGCCTGACCGGCGGCGAGGGCTTCGACTGGTACTATCCGAGCCAAGCGGCGCGCGACTCCCAGGTCCGCAGCCCGATCACCGACGGCGCCCATGGCGAGGCCTGGATGTTCCGGCCCAAGGACCTGAAGGCCTGGTGGAGCAACGCGCACTTCGACCGCCCCGGCGGCGTCCGCGCGGCGACGCCGACGGCCTGGGCTCCGCGCTCCAAGCCGATCCGCCTGACCGAGTTCGGCTGCCCGGCGGTCGACAAGGGAAGCAATTCGCCGAACCTCTTCATCGACCCGAAGAGCTCGGAGAGTTTCCTGCCGCCGTATTCGACCGGCGAGCGCGACGACTTCGGCCAAAGGCGCTGCCTGGAGGCGGTGCTGGCCTGGCTGGACGAGCCGAGCGCCAACCCGGTCTCGCCGGTCTATGGCGGGCCGATGATCGAGGCGGCCAGCGCCTGGTGCTGGGACGCGCGGCCGTTCCCCGACTTCCCGGCCCGCGCCGACGTCTGGGCGGATGGGAGTTCCTGGACCCTGGGCCACTGGCTGACGGGCCGCGCCGGGATCGCGCCGCTGCCCGAACTGATCCGGGCCTTGGGCGCCCGCGCTGGGGTTTCGATCGATCCGGGTGAGGCCGGCGGGGCGGTGGGCGGCTATGTGGTCGATCGGCCAATGCGCCTGCGCGACGCCCTCTCGCCGCTGACCGAGGCCTTCGCGCTGGATCCGGTCGAGCGCGGCGACCACGTGCGGATGATGGCCCGCTCGGGCCGCGTGGCGGGCGCCCTGGCCGAGGCCGACCTCGTGCGACCCGACGACGGTGTGACCGAGCGCGAAACCCGCGTGCTGGAGCCCGCCGCCGAGACCTTGCGCCTGCGCTTTCTGGACGCCGGCCGCGACTATCAGGTGGGCGCGATCGTCGTGCGGCGCGAGCAGGGGGCGGGGACGCGCGACGCCGACGCGCCGATCGTCCTGGCCGCGCCCGACGCCGAGGCCTGCGCCCGCCGGATGCTGGCCGCCGACGAGGCCGCGCGTCGCTCGCGGATCGTTCACCTGTCGCCCTCGGCCGCGTTGCGGCTGGAGCCCGGCGATCGCCTGGCCCACGACGGCGGCGCCTGGCGGGTGTCGCGGCTCGATCTCGACGAGCGGCCCCGTGCGACCCTGGTCCCGGTCGTGGCCGGGCAGGGCGTGGCCGGCGGCCTCGACTGGACGCCGGCCCCGCCGCGCGAGCCCGCGCCGCCGCCGGCGCTGCGCGTGCTGGACTTGCCGTCGAACGGCGCGTTGACGGATGACGCCCGTCCGCTGGTCGCCGCCGCGAGCGCGCCTTGGCGGCCGCTGGAGATCCACGCCGGCGCCGATCTCGACACGCTCAGCGTCCGGGCGCGGGTGAGCCAGCCCGCGACGCTGGGCGTGACCCTGACCGACTTCGCGCCCGCCTCGCCGCATCGCCTCGATCGGGCGGGGAGCCTGACGGTGCGAATGGAGGGGAACAGCCTGTCTTCGGCGCCGCTGGGCGCGATGCTGGCCGGTCGCAACGCTCTTGCGGTCATGGCCGCCGACGGCGCGTGGGAGGTGATCGGCTTCCGCGACGCGGCGCTGCTGTCGCCCGACGTCTGGCGTCTCTCCGGCCTGTTGCGCGGCCAGCGCGACGGCGCGGCGACCGAGACGACCGTCTTGGCGGGCGCGCCCGTGGTGCTGCTGGACGAGGCCGTGGTCCCGATGGAGGTCGCGGCTTTCGAGCGCGGCGCGCCGCTGACGGTGCGCGCCGCGCCGGCGGGCGGTCCTCCGGCGGGCGCGGGGACGAGCCAGGCGACGATCGTCTGGACCGGCCGAGCCCTGCGGCCCTTGGCGCCGGCGCATCTGCGGACGCGTGCGATCGGCGGCGATTTGCGGGTCTCGTGGATCCGCCGCGCCCGCGCCGGCGGCGACGTCTGGGCCGGCGAGGTTCCGCTGGTCGAGGGCCTCGAGCGCTATCGTGTCCGGGTGCTGGACGGCGCGGCGGTGCTGCGCGAGGTCGAGCTGTCGGAGCCTGCGTTCGTCTACACGGCGGCGATGCGAACCGCCGACGCCCCGTCGCTCGCGGCCCTGATCGAGGTCGCCCAGGCCGACGCCCTTCATGGCTGGGGCGCCGTGTCGATGACAGGGTTGTGATAAAAATGCCACATGAGGGCTTGCGCGCCGCGCTGGACGTTCTAGATGGAGGGCGTTACCCCAACCTGCCCGCAAGTTCGATGAGGACCTTCCTTGGCGCGTGACCCCTACCAGGAACTCGGCGTTTCCCGCACCGCGAGCGCGGACGAGATCCGCAAGGCGTTCCGCAAGCTCGCCAAGCAGCACCATCCTGACGCCAACCCCGGCGACAAGAAGGCCGAGGAGAAGTTCAAGCAGGTCAGCGCGGCCTTCGACATCCTGGGCGACGCCGAGAAGCGCAAGAAGTTCGACCTGGGCCAGATCGACGCCGATGGGCGCGAGACCATGCGCGGCTTCGGCGGCCAGCCCGGCAACGGGCCGTTCAACGCCGGCGGCTTCGGCCGCGGCGGCTTCCGCGTCGACGAGGGCGCCGAGATCGACCTGTCGGACCTGTTCGGCGGCATGTTCGGCGGCGGTCGCGGTCCGTTCGGTGGCGGTGGGGGCGGCCAGGCCGGCGGCTTCGCCCCGCGCGGCGCGGACGTCAAGGCCAAGCTGGAGATCGACCTGGAAGAGGCGATCAAGGGCGGCAAGAAGCGCGTGGCCTTCTCGGACGGCCGCACGATCGACGTGACCATCCCGGCCGGCGCCCAGGAAGGCCAGACTCTTCGCCTCAAAGGCCAGGGCGGCCCGGGACGCGGCGGGGCGGGCGACGCCATGATCGAACTGGCGATCAAGCCGCACCCGATCTATCGCCGCGAGGGCGAAGCGCTGGTCATGGACCTGCCGATCTCGGTTCCCGACGCGGTGCTGGGCGGCAAGGTCGAGGCCCCGACCCCCGACGGCAATGTGATGCTGAACGTGCCCAAGGGCAGCAACAGCGGCCAGACCCTGCGCCTGAAGGGCCGCGGCTTCGCCGACGCCAAGGGCAAGCGCGGCGACCTCCTGGCGCGGCTCGTCGTGACCCTTCCCGAGACGATCGACCAGGACCTCGAGAAGTTCGCCCAGGCCTGGCGTGACCAGAAGCCGTACACGCCGAAGCGGAAATGACGCTTCGCCGCGTCGCGGAGCGGCAGCGTCTTTTGGGCGCGCCTCCCAAGCTTGCCTCCAAGCCGCGCCCGTCCTAGGGAATCCCTATCCCTCTAGCGAACTGAACGGGTCCGTCTCCATGGTTCTGGTCAGCCTACTGGCGCTCATGCAGGTCGCCGCCCCGCTTCAGGAGACACCGGTTTCCCAGGCGCCGCCGGAGAGCGAGCAGACCGCGCTGATCGAGGGGCTTCTGGTCAAGGCCGTGCGGGGCAAGGCCAACGGCCCGGCCCAGCCCGAGCTGACCCTCGACGCCTCGGAGATCCAGGCCACCGGGGCCAGCACCATCGAGGACCTGGTCGCCCTGCTGGCGCCTGAAATCACCACCGGCGAACCGGACGCCCCGCCGCCGATCTACCTGGC encodes:
- a CDS encoding DUF2460 domain-containing protein, whose product is MSEFHEARLPARLAFGCAGGVEWRTDIVALASGAEQRTSAWARGRRRYLIATAARPLDELAELLAFFEARRGRLAGFRFRDPADFKSCAPSAQPAATDQRIGTGDGSRKIFELTKVYGAGPTALARPIAKPVAGTVKVAVAGVVLAAGAFSVDVATGLVTLSTAPAAGAAVTAGFEFDTPVRFDTDRLDITLEGFAAGRVSACALIEVRD
- a CDS encoding GTA-gp10 family protein; the encoded protein is MLPPNPARGEVVVTLAGAPRRLCLTLGALARIEAALGLADWSQLPDRIATLSAADLSAVLAALLEGGGEAPEIAVRATVPEAASALAAALVACA
- a CDS encoding baseplate hub domain-containing protein yields the protein MRALPEGLDLARLCHAWIVERADGVKLGFTDHDQDLVVDGVACKASGGWSPGASEAGVGYAPGQAAALGVLDDAGISEVDLDAGLYDGAKVFALRVDWSAPSRLVRLWTATIAALSREGRAFKATLAGPAAALERVAGRTFTRLCDARLGDPRCGVDLSAHPGATCDKRWATCVGAFANGVNFRGFPTAPGEDFLTLYPVEGERNDGGRR
- a CDS encoding DUF805 domain-containing protein; translation: MDWKTLFLSPEGRIGRQAFWIGWLVLLGVNMAVGWLPVIGNIIALATIYSSVCIHSKRLHDMGQTGWWQVLPWVLGPVLIMGSALSVGVLPAIAALTSGEPEIAALTALGGFFVSCFIAFAIWLAFTLWVGCSLGQPNDNRYGSPPPNTTAVAL
- a CDS encoding DnaJ C-terminal domain-containing protein, with the translated sequence MARDPYQELGVSRTASADEIRKAFRKLAKQHHPDANPGDKKAEEKFKQVSAAFDILGDAEKRKKFDLGQIDADGRETMRGFGGQPGNGPFNAGGFGRGGFRVDEGAEIDLSDLFGGMFGGGRGPFGGGGGGQAGGFAPRGADVKAKLEIDLEEAIKGGKKRVAFSDGRTIDVTIPAGAQEGQTLRLKGQGGPGRGGAGDAMIELAIKPHPIYRREGEALVMDLPISVPDAVLGGKVEAPTPDGNVMLNVPKGSNSGQTLRLKGRGFADAKGKRGDLLARLVVTLPETIDQDLEKFAQAWRDQKPYTPKRK
- a CDS encoding C40 family peptidase; this translates as MRGSCRGATEGASAADAQLAPSGPLGHLPRSAGEDLVVTQARLWLGTPYRHQASTLGAGCDCLGLVRGVWRAIHGVEPEAPPPYRPDWAEVGERELLLEAFARWLAPVPLSGARPGDVLVFRMAPGAVAKHCAIQSGPDRMIHAYWGRACVESALGRWWRERLVAVFRFPSV
- a CDS encoding DUF4437 domain-containing protein, coding for MALTPMFLAMAVQAAPVTIAIDDARFAPIDPRNPNGPQIAVLRGDPAAGPSDMLMRFSRGQGVPHVHSSDYRLVVVEGVMTHAKAGEEAGAKPLGPGSYWFQPGEQPHVDGCLSERCTMFISWSGKRDARRAP
- a CDS encoding baseplate multidomain protein megatron produces the protein MAQVILSSVGAAIGGPLGAVAGAAVGAAVDQAALSALSPARQVGPRIPELRLTGAAEGAALPCVFGRARVGGQVIWAARFREKRVEGRVGGSKGQKTTSYAYSLSFAVAVAEGPIDGVGRVWADGRVMDLSSATMRVHLGTEDQAPDPLIAAIEGLAPAYRGVAYVVFEDLPLEAFGNRPPQLSFEVFRRPRAPGDPPGLEERLRGVCLIPGAGEFVYATEAVLRREGLTRTASESVHNADGRADLVVALDQLQAQLPNVDHVTLVVAWFGTDLLCGQCQIRPGVEQAAKDTLPVAWSVAGVDRSGAHLVSLKDGKPAYGGTPADVVVLQAIAELKRRGLKVTLYPFILMDTPPGQPAYPWRGRIACETGADGAAAATAQVNAFFDGEWGLRRMVLHQASLAAQAGGVDGFVIGSELRGMTTTRGPGGTYPAVAKLRSLAAEVRGVLGATPKLGYAADWSEYFGHQPADGTGHAVFHLDPLWADPNIDFIGVDWYPPITDWREGEAHLDAAAGFLGPHDPTYLRAGLTGGEGFDWYYPSQAARDSQVRSPITDGAHGEAWMFRPKDLKAWWSNAHFDRPGGVRAATPTAWAPRSKPIRLTEFGCPAVDKGSNSPNLFIDPKSSESFLPPYSTGERDDFGQRRCLEAVLAWLDEPSANPVSPVYGGPMIEAASAWCWDARPFPDFPARADVWADGSSWTLGHWLTGRAGIAPLPELIRALGARAGVSIDPGEAGGAVGGYVVDRPMRLRDALSPLTEAFALDPVERGDHVRMMARSGRVAGALAEADLVRPDDGVTERETRVLEPAAETLRLRFLDAGRDYQVGAIVVRREQGAGTRDADAPIVLAAPDAEACARRMLAADEAARRSRIVHLSPSAALRLEPGDRLAHDGGAWRVSRLDLDERPRATLVPVVAGQGVAGGLDWTPAPPREPAPPPALRVLDLPSNGALTDDARPLVAAASAPWRPLEIHAGADLDTLSVRARVSQPATLGVTLTDFAPASPHRLDRAGSLTVRMEGNSLSSAPLGAMLAGRNALAVMAADGAWEVIGFRDAALLSPDVWRLSGLLRGQRDGAATETTVLAGAPVVLLDEAVVPMEVAAFERGAPLTVRAAPAGGPPAGAGTSQATIVWTGRALRPLAPAHLRTRAIGGDLRVSWIRRARAGGDVWAGEVPLVEGLERYRVRVLDGAAVLREVELSEPAFVYTAAMRTADAPSLAALIEVAQADALHGWGAVSMTGL
- a CDS encoding phage tail assembly chaperone — its product is MSAWSAPLRLAVSLGLSPETFWRLSLKEWRALTEAPPALAPSRADLSALIARYPDEETPP